The Mycolicibacterium aichiense region CGATCCGGTCGCGCGCCGGGAACTGGCCGAGACCCTGCCGACGCTGGCGGCGACGATGGTGATCGTCACCCACGACCTCCCGTATGCCGCTCAGCTGTGCGACCGGGCGATCGTGCTCGACGGCGGCGTGGTGGTCGCCGACGACACCGTCACCGCGGTGCTGTCCGACGCCGAATTGCTGGCCGCCCACCGGCTCGAATTGCCCTGGGGTTTCGTGGCTCCCACGCGCTGAGAGTTCTCAGTTGGCCAGCGACAACGTCACCGGACCGCCGTGTTCGTCGACGCCGTCGAGGATGCTCGACGGGACGCGGAACACCCGTCCTGGCGATGCAGGCCAGGGGAGGGTCTTGCGCCCGACGATCCTGCCATCCTGCCGGGCAACGACTTTCGGGATGCGGACCAGCCGATCAGTCCACAACAGAAGCCGGTGCCGGGCGGGCGCCGGATCGCCGGGACGCAGCAGGTTGGGGGCCACCCAGCGCAACGGCGCCTCGGCGTGGATCGGAACTCCTGCATCGGCGGGCCGGTTACCGGCGAGGTGGGCGCGGACCCGGTCGGCGACGTGGCGACCGTCGAGTGCGGCGATGTCGGCGGTGTCGACGGGGTGCAGCAGGTTGCCGATCGCGAAGACCCCGGGCCGGCTGGTACGCAGCGCCGTGTCCACGACGGGGCCGAGGGTTCCGGGATCGATGTCGAGGCCGGTGCTGCGGGCGAGCTCGTGATCGGGGATCCAGTCGCCGGTCAGGACGACGGTGTCGCAGTCGACGATGCGCCGATGCCCGGTGTCGAGGTTCTCGACCTCCACACCGGTGACTGTCGGCTTGCCGATGATCCGCACCACCCGGGTGCGTGTGGCGATCTGCAGTCCCAGCAGCGGTGACCGGCCGGCGAGGTTGAACACGCCGTAGGACTCCGGTGAGGGGTATTCGGTTGTCATCAGGGCGGTGTGGCAGCCGACGTGTTTGAGGGTGAGCACCGCCGAGTAACTGACCAGCTCGGCGCCGACCACAACAGCTCGCCGGCCGACGCTGCGGTGCTTGAGATGCACCGCGTTCTGCAACAGGCCGGTGGTGTAGACGCCCGCCCCGCGGTCGCCGGGAATCAGCCGGGCCGGGCGCGGACGTTCACGGGCGCCGGTGGCCAGCACGATGGCCCTGGCGGTGAGGTCGTAACGCCCCTGCGGAGAGGTGATCTCGAGTGTCTGATCGTCGGCCCAGCCGGTCACCATCGCGTTGGTGCGTATCGCCGCGCCGGCGGCGCGGGCATCCCGGGTGAGGCGCGCAGCGTAGGCGGGCCCGCTGATGAACGTCTTCCGGTCACGCATTCCGTAGCCCGGGTGATCGCTGTGTCGCGGGATCCCGCCGGCTTCTGATTCACGTTCCAGGACAACGATGTTCAGTGTGCTGTTGCGCGCCAGGTCGGCGGCGGCGGTCAGACCGGCGGGGCCGGCGCCGACGATCGCGACGTCGACCGTTTCGGTGGCGGTCATCAGTGCGTCCCCTGGTAGGTCTCACGGTCGAACAACGACTGAACTTCGGCGCCACAGAAGAACGCCTGGCAGCGACCGTTCATCACGCGGGTGCGTCGCCGCAGTCCGTCCACGGAGGTGGGTGGGATCACCGAATGGCAGGCGTCGCGAATCTCACCTTCGGTGACGCGTTCGCAGAAGCACACGATGCGCCCGTAGGCCGGGTCGGCGTCGATCGCCTCGGGCTGCTGGAAGGGGCGGGGGAATGCCTCGCCCAGATTCGGCATCCGCGGGGGAGGCGGCAGGTCCGTCTTCGGCACCAACGACAGGCCGGCGTCGGCGAGTTGGTCACGCACATATTCGGCCACGGCCATACCGGCGGTCAGACCGGTGGAGCGGATGCCGCCGACGAGCAGGTAGCGCTGAGTCGGGTCGGCCTCGATCAGATAGTCGCCGTGGTCGATGGCCGCACGGAGGCCGGAGTAGGTGGCGGTGACTTCCTCCTCGAGAAGGCGTGGCATCAGCGCCTTGCCCTTGCCCAGCAGGAATTCGAAGCCGGCTTCGGAGGTGCCGGTGGCGGTGCGGTCCTGCAGATCTTCGGACGTGGGTCCCAGCATGACGTTGCCGTAGATGGTCGGACTGACGAGCACGCCCTTGCCGCGTGCGGTCGGCACCGGCAACACGATCTTGTCCACCAACGCGCGGGCGAGCTTGTCGTAGACGATGAGTTCACCGCGGCGCGGGGTGACCGTGAACCGGTGATGGCCGAACAGGGCGTCGACGCGATCAGCGCCGAGTCCCGCTGCGTTGACGATCCACCGCGCGGTGACCTCTCCGCCGCCGGTGTGAACGGTGGTGGCCTGCGCTCCGACGTCGACACCGTCGACCCGGTGGTCGGTCAGCAGCACGGTCCCGCGGTTGACGGCATCGGTGGCCAGGGCGAGGTTCACCGTCCACGTGCAGATGATGGATTCGTCGGGGACGGTCAAGCCACCGAGCGCGCCCGGTCCGAGGTTCGGGATATCGGCGTAAACCGCCGCGGCGTCGATGATCTCGCAGCCGTGGTAACCGTTGTCTTCGGCCTTCTTCCGCAAGCCGGGCAGGGCG contains the following coding sequences:
- a CDS encoding NAD(P)/FAD-dependent oxidoreductase; translation: MTATETVDVAIVGAGPAGLTAAADLARNSTLNIVVLERESEAGGIPRHSDHPGYGMRDRKTFISGPAYAARLTRDARAAGAAIRTNAMVTGWADDQTLEITSPQGRYDLTARAIVLATGARERPRPARLIPGDRGAGVYTTGLLQNAVHLKHRSVGRRAVVVGAELVSYSAVLTLKHVGCHTALMTTEYPSPESYGVFNLAGRSPLLGLQIATRTRVVRIIGKPTVTGVEVENLDTGHRRIVDCDTVVLTGDWIPDHELARSTGLDIDPGTLGPVVDTALRTSRPGVFAIGNLLHPVDTADIAALDGRHVADRVRAHLAGNRPADAGVPIHAEAPLRWVAPNLLRPGDPAPARHRLLLWTDRLVRIPKVVARQDGRIVGRKTLPWPASPGRVFRVPSSILDGVDEHGGPVTLSLAN
- a CDS encoding NAD(P)/FAD-dependent oxidoreductase, whose amino-acid sequence is MTTPTAYDVVVIGAGIVGSAIARELSGHQLSVALIEARSDVGDGTSKANTAILHTGFDAKPGTLESTMVHRGYHLLSDYATHTGIPIERTGAILVAWDQEQLDALPGLRKKAEDNGYHGCEIIDAAAVYADIPNLGPGALGGLTVPDESIICTWTVNLALATDAVNRGTVLLTDHRVDGVDVGAQATTVHTGGGEVTARWIVNAAGLGADRVDALFGHHRFTVTPRRGELIVYDKLARALVDKIVLPVPTARGKGVLVSPTIYGNVMLGPTSEDLQDRTATGTSEAGFEFLLGKGKALMPRLLEEEVTATYSGLRAAIDHGDYLIEADPTQRYLLVGGIRSTGLTAGMAVAEYVRDQLADAGLSLVPKTDLPPPPRMPNLGEAFPRPFQQPEAIDADPAYGRIVCFCERVTEGEIRDACHSVIPPTSVDGLRRRTRVMNGRCQAFFCGAEVQSLFDRETYQGTH